One Bacillota bacterium genomic region harbors:
- a CDS encoding DUF3168 domain-containing protein, whose translation MKPVLQAIYNVLTQDLELAGLLSSYGGSPAVFLGVAPEKAQPPYVVLHVVSCVPEDPPALSRMILAADVFDRSNSAVKALQVMARIEKLLDYAKPAAQGLTIASVLRDFGELVPEDDREIQHGHLEFTVLFGREDIYG comes from the coding sequence ATGAAGCCCGTACTGCAGGCTATCTACAACGTGCTGACCCAGGACCTTGAACTGGCCGGGCTACTCTCAAGTTACGGGGGCAGCCCGGCAGTGTTCCTGGGCGTTGCTCCGGAGAAGGCCCAGCCGCCCTATGTGGTCCTGCACGTCGTCTCCTGCGTGCCCGAGGATCCGCCCGCGCTGTCAAGGATGATCCTGGCTGCGGATGTGTTCGACAGGAGCAACAGTGCAGTGAAAGCCCTGCAGGTCATGGCGCGGATCGAGAAGCTGCTCGATTACGCCAAGCCGGCCGCGCAGGGGCTGACCATCGCTTCCGTGCTCAGGGATTTTGGCGAGCTGGTGCCGGAAGACGACCGGGAGATCCAGCATGGCCACCTTGAGTTCACGGTCCTGTTTGGCAGGGAGGACATCTATGGCTGA
- a CDS encoding glycosyltransferase family 4 protein, with product MADIAILTSVFYQRTAELDGEDRVIWGGAERYLLELCRLLKEDGHAVRVYQAWSGQQVVRKEYAGVPIYLLPAADNWQLHTAPSLNLIFNDLALGADLRIYFATFLCWPEVRRPAISICHGIWWDYPHSVYGRASAEARLEFLRRHLYGVTAPDLCVAVDANTRNFVAAYSPGSEVRIRVVPNFVDTRVFYPRQEEATWERVRILFPRRLAAMRGLNDVLAAAGRMPDCDFILCGQAHDPEAEEFARHLAGTSQAPNVRFEWHTPDEMPEVYRQADIAVIPTRAAEGTSLACLEAMASGLPVVATPAGGLPQLIVHGYNGWLVDLNHGSLVPALAYLAKDPKLRALFGKRNREIAVAAFDIRRWRAAWRRALREVLKEGNRGAQARHNQHDG from the coding sequence ATGGCTGATATTGCAATTCTGACCAGCGTGTTCTACCAGCGCACGGCGGAGCTGGACGGCGAGGACCGGGTTATATGGGGCGGGGCGGAACGTTACCTGCTCGAGCTGTGCCGGCTGCTGAAAGAAGATGGCCACGCGGTGCGCGTGTACCAGGCTTGGTCGGGGCAACAGGTCGTCCGCAAGGAGTATGCGGGCGTGCCTATCTATCTGCTGCCGGCCGCCGATAACTGGCAGCTGCACACCGCTCCGAGCCTGAACCTCATCTTCAACGACCTCGCATTGGGCGCAGACCTGCGAATCTACTTCGCCACCTTCCTGTGCTGGCCGGAGGTGCGCCGGCCGGCGATATCCATATGCCACGGCATCTGGTGGGACTACCCGCACAGCGTTTACGGGCGGGCGTCAGCGGAGGCGAGGTTGGAATTCCTGCGGCGCCACCTTTACGGTGTGACGGCACCGGATCTCTGCGTGGCGGTCGACGCCAACACGCGGAACTTTGTAGCGGCCTACAGCCCCGGGTCGGAAGTGAGGATCCGGGTCGTACCGAACTTCGTGGACACGCGCGTGTTTTACCCGCGCCAGGAAGAGGCGACCTGGGAGCGCGTCCGGATCCTGTTCCCACGGAGGCTCGCCGCCATGCGAGGACTGAACGACGTCCTTGCCGCGGCTGGCCGGATGCCTGACTGTGATTTTATTCTGTGCGGCCAGGCCCATGACCCTGAAGCGGAAGAGTTCGCCAGGCATCTGGCGGGCACTAGCCAGGCGCCCAACGTGCGTTTTGAGTGGCACACGCCCGACGAGATGCCGGAAGTGTACCGCCAGGCCGACATTGCGGTTATCCCGACCCGGGCGGCCGAGGGTACTAGCCTGGCCTGCCTGGAAGCCATGGCATCTGGTTTACCTGTCGTGGCTACGCCGGCGGGCGGCCTCCCGCAGCTCATCGTGCACGGCTACAACGGCTGGCTTGTGGACCTGAACCACGGATCGCTGGTACCCGCGCTGGCGTATCTGGCCAAGGACCCCAAGCTGCGGGCGCTGTTCGGCAAACGGAACCGTGAGATCGCGGTGGCTGCCTTTGACATCCGGCGGTGGCGCGCCGCCTGGAGGCGGGCTCTCCGCGAGGTGCTGAAGGAGGGAAACAGAGGTGCCCAGGCACGGCATAACCAGCACGACGGTTAA